The DNA region ATTGACAGGAATTTTCAACTTAGAACTATGAAAAAGGTTATGCTCACTTGGGTTGTGCTTTCGCAGCTACTATATTCATTGGTTTTTTGTAGAAAATGTAGGTGATTTGATTTGACTATGGACCAAGAAATTCCATAGGGTATTGTTGCTGACGGAAAAAATCCGTTTAAATTGTAAGAGGTTCAATATCCTTTTAAGATGGCAAAAAGAGAATCGTATCAAAAACACTTAAAATATATGGGTGTGCACATTTTGGGTATGATTTTCGTCCAAAAAAACTGTAAAAGGCCACTATTTTATAGCTTATGCATCATAATTTATGAGTCCTTATTTCCATTCTAGGTAAAATTGTACAGAGAGAAAACCAAGGTGTAAACTACTTCTTAAAAATTCGAAATTTTAGTCTTAGAAGTACTGACCCTTCCGTTTTTCAGCAATCAATAAACCATACTTTAATGAACCTTATTAAGGTTCTAAAATTACTTCAGATGAGAATAAGGCTATCATTAATTTTATTTGTTTCGTTTATACTGTTTTCATGCGCCTCCAAAAAGAAGGAAATTGCTCAATTCTCTCCGGAGAAAGTACTTGACCAGAGTGTAGAGAAAATTAAGGAAGCACAATCTTCAATACAAAACGTAAGTGATTTTCCACGAAATATACCCGAAGGTCAGACCAATTGGGAAATGGTGGGCGCCCGTGATTGGTGTAGTGGTTTTTGGCCTGGTATATTATGGTATGCCTATGAGCACTCTAACGATGCAGGCTTAAAAAGTAATGCTATGAAATCTACCGAAGCGTTAGAAAAGATAGCTTACAGCCCTGCAGAAAACCATGATATTGGATTCATGCTATATTGTAGTTATGGTAACGGATATCGCCTTACCAAAAAAGAAGAATACAAAAAAGTGTTATTGGCTGCTGCGGATACCTTGGCTACTTTATACAACCCAAATGTGGGTAGTATCCTGTCATGGCCTATAAAAAAAGATGAATATGACCACAATACTATTGTGGATAATATGATGAATTTAGAATTGCTTTTTTGGGCAGCGAAGAACGGGGGTAGTAAACATTTGTATGAGTTATCGGAAAGTCACGCTAAAGTAACTATGGATAATTTGGTACGTGATGATGCTTCTATGTTCCACTTAGGTTCTTTTAATGGTGAATCCGGCGAATTTTTGAAAGGTGTTACCCATCAAGGATATGCAGATGATTCTATGTGGGCAAGAGGACAGACATGGGGAATTTACGGTTTTGCCATTGCCTATAGAGAAACGGGAAACAAGGACTTTTTGAACACTTCTATTAAACTTACGGACCATTTTTTAGAGCGTTTGCCAGAAGATGGTATTCCTTATTGGGATTTTGACGACCCAAAAATCCCCAATGCGCCTAAAGATGCATCTGCGGCCGCAATAGCAGCTAGTGGCATGTTAGAACTTGCAGGATTGGTTGAGGATTTGGAACAGAAACAAAAATATACTGAGGCAGCCAAGATTTTGATAGAAAAATTGTCTAACGCTCCTTATTATAGCGGAGATGCCAACCAAGCTCTTCTTTTACATTCTACAGGACATCATCCTAGAAATTCTGAAATAGATGTCCCTATTGTTTATGCCGATTATTACTATATGGAGGCGCTGTTGCGTTTAAAAAAGTTAGAAGCATCGGAATAAATAGATATTGCAGTCAAGATTATTAAATTTA from Zobellia alginiliquefaciens includes:
- a CDS encoding glycoside hydrolase family 88 protein, which translates into the protein MRIRLSLILFVSFILFSCASKKKEIAQFSPEKVLDQSVEKIKEAQSSIQNVSDFPRNIPEGQTNWEMVGARDWCSGFWPGILWYAYEHSNDAGLKSNAMKSTEALEKIAYSPAENHDIGFMLYCSYGNGYRLTKKEEYKKVLLAAADTLATLYNPNVGSILSWPIKKDEYDHNTIVDNMMNLELLFWAAKNGGSKHLYELSESHAKVTMDNLVRDDASMFHLGSFNGESGEFLKGVTHQGYADDSMWARGQTWGIYGFAIAYRETGNKDFLNTSIKLTDHFLERLPEDGIPYWDFDDPKIPNAPKDASAAAIAASGMLELAGLVEDLEQKQKYTEAAKILIEKLSNAPYYSGDANQALLLHSTGHHPRNSEIDVPIVYADYYYMEALLRLKKLEASE